From Mobula birostris isolate sMobBir1 chromosome 8, sMobBir1.hap1, whole genome shotgun sequence, the proteins below share one genomic window:
- the gtf2h5 gene encoding general transcription factor IIH subunit 5, protein MVNVLKGVLIECDPAMKQFLLYLDDTNALGKKFIIQDLDETHLFVLAEVVHVLQEKVGDLMDQNSFPLTQK, encoded by the exons ATGGTTAATGTCTTGAAAGGAGTTCTTATTGAATG TGATCcggccatgaaacaatttttgcTGTACCTGGATGATACAAATGCTTTGGGGAAAAAATTCATAATACAAGACCTGGATGAAACTCATTTATTTGTCTTGGCTGAGGTAGTCCATGTCCTACAAGAAAAAGTTGGAGACTTAATGGATCAGAATTCGTTTCCACTAACGCAGAAATAA